One part of the Sphingobacterium sp. LZ7M1 genome encodes these proteins:
- a CDS encoding GH92 family glycosyl hydrolase, whose amino-acid sequence MNYMNFAKVLAFMVIPVLSNAQQPNLSQYVKPLIGTAKMGHTFPGATVPFGSVQLSPETDTIPYAVNGQYTGDVYKYCAGYQYDDPTIVGFSHTHFSGTGHSDLGDILVMPTQGKVQLNPGTADRPQDGYRSAYSHDNEIAEANYYKVKLDKHNIQAELTTSTRVGVHRYTFPASDHSHLILDLTAGIYNYDGKNVWTVVRVLNDSTITGYRQTNGWARTRTVYFAIKTSKAFKNYGAKYLDKNVQYKGFWRKFNQEDNFPDLAAHNIKMHLDFDTKEGEQVMMKVALSPVSMKNALENMQAETPNWNFEQIVNKGKSDWNKELEKFKVDMLNKEDLVNFYTSVYHANLMPTVYMDLNGEYKGLDQEIHKAEGFTNYTSFSLWDTFRAFHPWLNLVDPKRNADMVSSMMAHHEQSVLNMLPIWSHYANENWCMSGYHSVSVVVDAIMKGVYKGDAEAALKACVQTANARRYEGIGDYIDLGYVPDDKNGTSVSNTLEYAYDDWCIAQLAEKLGKAEIAAEFNKRAENWKNLYDERIGFMRPKDSKGVFREKFDVLDTHGQGFIEGNTWNYSLYVPHQPVQLMETMGGQKRFETYLDSLFTMHLPDKYFENTEDITREGIIGNYVHGNEPSHHVAYLYNITKSPWKAQERIRQIIRNQYHNGPAGLGGNDDCGQMSAWYLFSSLGFYPVAPGDPHYWLGSPLVKSAEVQLDNGKTLKVFAKNQSEKNVYVSKVLWNGQELKDFKISHADISNGGELQFVMASKPKK is encoded by the coding sequence ATGAACTATATGAATTTTGCCAAGGTATTGGCTTTTATGGTCATTCCGGTATTATCGAATGCCCAGCAGCCAAACCTGAGTCAATACGTCAAACCATTGATCGGAACGGCTAAAATGGGGCATACTTTCCCTGGAGCAACGGTTCCTTTTGGGTCGGTACAATTGAGCCCTGAGACAGATACCATCCCATATGCAGTCAACGGACAATATACGGGTGATGTATATAAATACTGTGCAGGTTATCAATACGATGATCCAACCATTGTTGGTTTCAGTCATACGCATTTCTCGGGAACAGGACATTCCGATCTTGGCGATATATTGGTGATGCCTACTCAAGGAAAGGTGCAATTGAACCCAGGGACAGCCGATAGGCCACAAGATGGGTATAGATCGGCATATAGCCATGATAATGAAATTGCCGAAGCCAATTACTATAAAGTGAAACTGGATAAGCATAATATTCAGGCGGAATTGACTACAAGTACCCGTGTTGGAGTTCATCGCTATACCTTTCCAGCTTCCGATCATTCCCATTTGATCTTAGACTTGACAGCGGGTATCTATAACTATGATGGCAAAAATGTTTGGACCGTGGTCAGGGTATTGAATGACTCCACCATAACAGGGTATAGGCAGACCAATGGTTGGGCAAGAACCAGAACCGTTTATTTTGCTATCAAAACTTCCAAAGCATTCAAAAATTATGGAGCGAAGTATTTGGATAAAAATGTGCAGTACAAAGGCTTTTGGCGGAAATTCAACCAAGAGGATAACTTTCCAGATCTAGCGGCGCATAATATCAAGATGCACCTGGATTTTGATACCAAAGAGGGGGAGCAAGTGATGATGAAAGTGGCATTGAGTCCAGTGAGCATGAAGAATGCATTGGAAAATATGCAAGCAGAGACTCCAAACTGGAATTTTGAACAAATTGTAAACAAAGGAAAATCAGATTGGAATAAGGAGCTTGAGAAGTTTAAGGTCGATATGTTGAACAAAGAGGATCTGGTTAACTTTTATACCTCCGTTTATCATGCGAACCTGATGCCAACCGTATATATGGACCTAAATGGCGAGTATAAGGGTTTGGATCAAGAAATCCATAAAGCTGAGGGTTTTACGAATTACACCTCCTTTTCTTTATGGGATACCTTTAGGGCTTTTCATCCTTGGCTGAATTTGGTCGATCCGAAAAGAAATGCAGATATGGTTTCTTCGATGATGGCGCATCATGAACAGTCGGTCTTGAATATGTTGCCAATCTGGTCGCATTATGCGAATGAAAACTGGTGTATGAGTGGGTACCATTCGGTATCGGTGGTGGTAGACGCTATTATGAAAGGTGTATATAAAGGAGATGCGGAAGCTGCCTTGAAAGCCTGTGTTCAAACGGCAAATGCAAGAAGATATGAAGGTATTGGGGATTACATCGACTTGGGCTATGTTCCGGATGATAAAAATGGGACTTCAGTGTCAAATACCTTGGAATATGCTTATGATGATTGGTGTATTGCTCAATTGGCAGAAAAATTGGGTAAGGCGGAAATCGCTGCAGAATTTAACAAACGCGCCGAGAATTGGAAGAACCTGTATGATGAGCGAATTGGTTTTATGCGTCCTAAAGATAGCAAAGGGGTGTTCAGAGAGAAGTTTGATGTGCTAGATACCCATGGGCAAGGTTTTATTGAGGGAAATACCTGGAATTACTCTTTATATGTACCACACCAACCAGTTCAATTGATGGAGACAATGGGCGGACAGAAACGATTTGAAACTTATTTGGATTCCTTGTTTACCATGCACCTTCCAGATAAGTATTTTGAAAATACCGAGGATATTACCCGTGAAGGCATCATTGGGAACTATGTGCATGGGAATGAACCGTCGCACCATGTTGCCTATCTGTATAATATCACCAAAAGCCCTTGGAAAGCTCAGGAAAGAATCAGACAGATTATTCGTAACCAATATCATAATGGTCCTGCTGGATTAGGAGGAAATGATGATTGTGGGCAAATGTCTGCTTGGTATCTCTTCAGTTCTTTGGGATTCTATCCTGTAGCGCCTGGAGATCCACATTATTGGTTGGGTAGTCCATTGGTAAAATCAGCTGAAGTGCAATTGGATAATGGGAAGACCTTGAAGGTTTTTGCAAAGAACCAATCGGAGAAAAATGTATATGTGAGCAAGGTATTGTGGAATGGACAAGAGCTGAAAGATTTTAAGATTTCGCATGCCGATATTTCAAATGGAGGAGAGTTGCAGTTTGTAATGGCATCCAAACCTAAAAAATAA
- a CDS encoding basic secretory family protein — protein sequence MRKNTLTFALSIFLGISVSSSYAQSWEHTDADRKVAVEVDTLKKKGYTLIWINKDKEFSAETKQQLIDTYFINYPKLVKKFNKKTRKEVTFVIDPEYDGVAATAGGIVRYSPNWLKKNPHDIDVVTHEVMHIVQAYPNGSGPWWITEGIADYIRYKYGVANEAGNWRLPEFNEKQKYTDSYRITARFFNWIEHNKKKNFVKKLDLAMRNKTYSDSFWANETGKTIDELWAEYALNPAI from the coding sequence ATGAGAAAAAACACATTAACATTTGCTTTAAGCATATTTTTGGGTATTTCAGTTTCTTCAAGTTATGCACAAAGCTGGGAACATACTGATGCCGACCGCAAGGTTGCAGTAGAAGTAGATACGTTAAAGAAGAAGGGATATACACTGATCTGGATCAATAAGGATAAAGAATTTAGTGCAGAAACTAAACAGCAGCTTATTGATACCTATTTTATCAACTATCCTAAATTGGTCAAAAAATTCAATAAGAAAACCAGAAAAGAAGTGACTTTTGTCATTGACCCTGAATATGATGGTGTTGCAGCCACTGCAGGAGGGATTGTTCGATATAGTCCAAATTGGTTGAAGAAAAATCCACATGATATCGATGTCGTGACGCATGAAGTCATGCATATCGTTCAGGCTTATCCAAATGGATCGGGTCCTTGGTGGATTACAGAAGGGATTGCTGATTATATTCGATATAAATATGGTGTCGCCAATGAAGCAGGCAATTGGAGGCTTCCTGAATTTAATGAAAAACAGAAGTATACCGATTCTTACAGGATTACTGCTCGGTTCTTCAATTGGATTGAGCATAATAAGAAAAAGAACTTTGTCAAAAAGTTAGACCTGGCTATGCGCAATAAGACCTATTCGGACTCTTTTTGGGCAAATGAAACCGGAAAAACGATCGATGAACTTTGGGCAGAATATGCTTTAAACCCCGCAATTTAA
- a CDS encoding ankyrin repeat domain-containing protein → MSFIIACEGGKRKIAELLLENNEVDVKYTDEKGRTAMHYAAHRGYLDLVKLLAEKGAELDYEDQQGETPLFFACLQKQKQTAIYLIEEDARVDINDLKGNSLLHLTASTGQADVLKTLIEKGLDVNALNNSTESPLMLAVLNRSLEAAKILLENGANPEASNKSGNTPLLIAVKNRHLPMVDLLLENGADVNQINQFGESAILVACYEGNKAMVKTLLENGADVSISSSEGVSPIWYACSHNQKEIVSLLLDNGLDVNHSRPVTGNSQAMYGYLDFVETNNNLSIDAQFNFNVNESQGGESLLQHAVKNGHLSMVKLLIERGANINQQDESGNTALHYAAANGKKDVLKFLLENNADPQLVNVKEQKAIDYSNIKGFNEITALLIQFGSTQGKEQANTAAPSPAASAAAPVDKKKALMDLKDLMDAGILTQEEFDAEKKKILAG, encoded by the coding sequence ATGTCATTTATTATCGCCTGTGAGGGCGGCAAACGTAAAATAGCCGAATTACTATTAGAGAACAATGAAGTCGATGTCAAGTATACAGATGAAAAAGGCAGAACCGCCATGCATTATGCAGCACATCGTGGCTACCTTGACCTGGTCAAACTATTGGCAGAAAAAGGTGCTGAACTAGATTATGAGGATCAACAGGGCGAAACTCCCCTATTCTTCGCATGTCTCCAAAAGCAGAAACAAACGGCCATATATCTGATTGAAGAAGATGCAAGGGTTGACATTAATGACCTCAAAGGCAACAGCCTCCTTCATTTGACAGCTTCAACTGGTCAAGCTGATGTCCTCAAGACCTTGATCGAAAAAGGACTTGACGTCAATGCATTAAACAACAGTACCGAAAGTCCTTTGATGCTAGCTGTATTGAACAGAAGCCTTGAGGCAGCCAAAATCCTACTTGAGAATGGTGCTAATCCAGAAGCTAGCAACAAATCAGGAAACACGCCTTTATTAATTGCCGTAAAGAACAGGCACCTCCCTATGGTTGACCTGTTATTGGAAAACGGGGCAGATGTCAATCAGATCAATCAATTTGGCGAATCGGCCATCTTGGTTGCATGTTACGAAGGCAACAAAGCCATGGTTAAGACCCTGTTAGAAAATGGTGCTGATGTATCAATTAGCAGTTCTGAAGGAGTTTCTCCTATTTGGTATGCCTGCAGCCATAACCAAAAAGAAATCGTCTCCCTGCTTCTTGATAACGGCCTGGATGTAAACCACAGCCGACCAGTCACTGGAAACAGCCAAGCCATGTATGGATATCTGGACTTTGTAGAAACCAACAACAACCTGTCTATAGATGCCCAATTCAATTTTAATGTCAATGAATCCCAAGGTGGTGAAAGTTTGCTACAACATGCCGTTAAGAATGGACACCTAAGTATGGTCAAATTACTGATTGAACGTGGTGCCAATATCAATCAACAGGACGAGTCAGGAAATACAGCCCTGCACTATGCCGCAGCAAATGGCAAAAAAGATGTGCTCAAATTCCTTTTAGAAAACAATGCTGACCCGCAATTGGTCAATGTAAAAGAGCAAAAAGCGATCGATTACTCCAACATCAAGGGTTTCAACGAAATCACGGCCTTGCTGATCCAATTTGGATCTACCCAAGGAAAGGAGCAAGCAAATACCGCAGCACCAAGTCCAGCGGCAAGCGCAGCAGCACCAGTGGATAAGAAAAAAGCCCTGATGGACCTAAAGGACCTAATGGATGCCGGCATTTTGACACAGGAAGAATTTGATGCTGAAAAGAAAAAGATATTAGCAGGTTAA
- a CDS encoding alpha-galactosidase: MRINTKLILIALLAVSTVQYAEGQTTQSEHKDWLIQSTGFQSKIVNNKDGIVLENGLIRRAFKKAANLACYDFSNLSNGQQLIRAIEPEAIVNINGKDYEIGGLKGQKEKAYFLTEWFPSLKANPDAFVFKSAKELPLEQALNSNSPFWSSNSEKAKGIGLVLEFQHPELAGVSVDVHYEIYDGLPVLRKWVVVRNESQNKIQVNRLVNEILSLVEEESAVVGSTEDMKKQSGIYFETNYAFNNAMKYRLSEQTLHWEQDSSYTSQVNYDLTTPAKALIYPKDVSKIDVLPKQKFTSVKTFELLHDSHDQERRGLAVRKMYRQLTPWINANPIFMHLVSKNREEVITAIDQCAETGYEAVILSFGSHLKMELNTPENHKEWRELADYAKSKGVKLGGYTLFSSRTINAETDVINPKTGKPGGAFFGNAPCFGSQWGLDYAQAIKDFFRNTGFSILEMDGPYPGDVCASHDHPGHHGLEDSQFAQMEIQKSIFHELNQMGVYINAPDWYFLDGTNKIALGYREVNFSLSRDQQKILNRQNIYDGTWEKTPSMGWGFVPLTAYHGGGADAVLEPLNDHLDDYKQLMMQYYGAGVQACYRGPRLYDTERTKATVIEVIDWYKKYRDILNADIIHLRRADGRNWDGILHVDPNGKEKGLGMLYNPTDSEMVIQIDLPLYYTGLDKDVQIAFEGENPKKYQLARDYKVNLPVKIPAKGYTWFTVK; this comes from the coding sequence ATGAGAATCAACACTAAACTAATCCTGATAGCCTTATTGGCAGTTTCAACTGTACAATACGCAGAAGGGCAGACAACACAATCCGAGCACAAAGATTGGTTAATCCAATCAACAGGCTTTCAATCGAAAATTGTTAACAATAAGGATGGGATTGTCCTTGAAAATGGACTTATCAGAAGAGCCTTTAAGAAAGCTGCCAACCTAGCTTGTTATGATTTTAGCAACCTGAGCAATGGTCAGCAATTGATACGTGCGATAGAACCAGAGGCAATCGTCAATATTAATGGGAAGGACTATGAGATAGGCGGGTTGAAGGGACAGAAAGAAAAAGCTTATTTCTTGACAGAATGGTTTCCTTCCTTAAAAGCGAATCCAGATGCTTTTGTCTTTAAGTCGGCCAAGGAACTGCCACTAGAACAGGCCTTGAACAGCAATAGTCCGTTTTGGTCCTCAAATTCTGAAAAGGCAAAAGGGATAGGTTTAGTTTTAGAATTTCAGCATCCTGAATTAGCTGGGGTTTCCGTGGATGTACATTATGAAATCTATGATGGATTGCCAGTTCTTCGAAAATGGGTAGTAGTGCGAAATGAGAGTCAAAACAAAATTCAGGTAAACCGCTTAGTCAATGAAATCCTCTCCTTGGTAGAAGAGGAATCAGCGGTCGTAGGAAGTACAGAGGATATGAAAAAGCAATCGGGTATCTATTTTGAAACCAATTACGCTTTTAACAATGCCATGAAATATCGACTATCTGAACAGACTTTGCATTGGGAGCAGGATAGCAGCTATACCTCTCAAGTTAATTATGATCTGACCACTCCGGCAAAAGCCTTAATCTATCCGAAGGATGTATCGAAGATTGATGTTTTACCGAAACAGAAGTTTACCTCGGTCAAGACTTTTGAATTGTTGCATGATAGCCATGATCAGGAGCGTAGAGGGCTTGCTGTACGGAAAATGTACCGTCAATTAACTCCTTGGATCAATGCTAACCCAATCTTTATGCATTTAGTCAGTAAAAATAGGGAGGAGGTGATCACAGCTATCGATCAATGTGCTGAAACAGGTTATGAGGCGGTTATCCTGAGTTTTGGAAGCCATCTGAAAATGGAGTTAAATACCCCAGAGAATCATAAAGAATGGCGGGAACTGGCGGATTATGCGAAATCAAAAGGCGTGAAATTGGGCGGTTACACCTTATTCAGTTCCAGGACTATTAACGCTGAAACGGATGTGATCAATCCGAAAACAGGAAAGCCAGGGGGCGCATTTTTTGGCAATGCACCCTGTTTTGGCAGTCAGTGGGGGTTAGATTATGCGCAAGCCATTAAAGACTTTTTCAGGAATACTGGTTTCAGTATTTTAGAAATGGATGGGCCATATCCGGGCGATGTCTGTGCGTCCCATGATCACCCAGGTCACCATGGGTTGGAAGATTCCCAATTTGCGCAGATGGAAATACAGAAGTCGATCTTCCACGAATTGAATCAGATGGGAGTTTATATCAATGCCCCGGACTGGTATTTTCTAGATGGAACGAATAAAATTGCGTTGGGTTATCGGGAGGTGAATTTTTCTTTGTCGCGAGACCAACAGAAGATTTTAAACAGACAAAATATCTACGATGGTACTTGGGAAAAAACTCCTTCGATGGGTTGGGGTTTTGTACCCCTGACGGCCTATCATGGTGGTGGCGCTGATGCCGTTTTAGAACCCTTAAATGATCATTTGGATGATTATAAACAATTGATGATGCAATATTATGGAGCCGGGGTTCAAGCCTGTTACAGAGGCCCCCGTTTGTATGACACTGAAAGGACTAAGGCTACGGTCATAGAAGTCATTGATTGGTACAAAAAATATAGAGATATCTTGAATGCGGATATCATCCATTTGCGAAGGGCAGATGGCAGAAATTGGGATGGGATACTGCATGTTGATCCAAATGGAAAGGAGAAAGGTTTGGGGATGTTGTATAATCCAACTGATAGCGAGATGGTTATTCAAATAGACCTGCCGCTTTACTATACCGGTTTGGACAAGGATGTACAGATTGCTTTTGAAGGAGAGAACCCGAAAAAGTATCAGTTAGCAAGAGATTATAAAGTGAATTTACCGGTCAAGATTCCTGCAAAGGGTTATACTTGGTTTACCGTTAAGTAA
- a CDS encoding STM3941 family protein, whose product MELTNFKYNQKKLNNMAMIFLLLGIAGLGFAYYKWFVDTSSYVVSMGKYGSIFIAILGFGAFTYMKLFGKKADEIALSIGTNGITSNTTPIAKAAELIEWDDLVDINFHGNYLDIHVKDPKKYADRMNNFFVRDTYLKGMKGVIRISIAEVDGSPEEMSAAIGKYLNL is encoded by the coding sequence ATGGAATTGACAAACTTTAAATACAATCAGAAAAAACTAAACAATATGGCCATGATATTTCTGCTATTGGGAATTGCAGGCTTAGGTTTTGCATACTATAAATGGTTTGTAGACACATCTTCCTACGTGGTTTCGATGGGGAAATATGGCAGTATATTTATTGCCATATTGGGCTTTGGGGCTTTTACCTACATGAAGTTATTTGGCAAAAAAGCGGATGAAATCGCCCTAAGTATTGGCACAAATGGAATAACGTCCAATACGACGCCGATTGCTAAGGCAGCGGAATTAATTGAATGGGATGATTTAGTAGATATCAATTTCCATGGAAACTACCTTGACATCCATGTCAAGGACCCCAAGAAATATGCCGACAGAATGAATAACTTCTTTGTCCGTGACACCTATCTAAAAGGCATGAAAGGAGTCATCCGTATTTCCATTGCCGAAGTTGATGGTTCTCCGGAAGAAATGTCCGCAGCCATAGGGAAATATTTAAACCTTTAG
- a CDS encoding glycoside hydrolase domain-containing protein, producing MKINTPKWVVLLSLGLAFLNVEEANAQSKTALSETFIELADPTADVNSDWSKVGPGLHSSFVTIDKRFAKSLAPEIAKQNRVKIEGWKGEKLSAQILLWTSSDIADVHVDISDLVSKNKAVIPQAATDARFVRYVMTDEFAGGCGYRKPEDFASSLAPDMLDNLKSFDIPKKTARPVWVSVKIPENAQAGTYNAIVTISAKGQPAQKLALELDVINQTLPKATEWSYHLDQWQHPSAVARVEGLEMWSDAHFEAMKPVMQMLADAGQKVITTTLNKDPWNVQTYDPYADMITWTKNSNGKWTYDYTVFDRWVQFMMDLGVDDMINCYSIIPWNNEIHYKDATKAELVNVVTKPGTAIFEELWTPFLKDFVKHLEAKGWLDKTNIAMDEREKEQMDAAFALLEKVAPEIGISYADNQKTYQRFPNSEDISISVGHPFSKADIMDRHKRGLNSTFYICCSDGFPNQFTFSEPAESTYLGWYALATGFDGMLRWAYNSWVENPLTDSRFRTWPAGDTYIVYPKGRSSIRYERMLEGIQDYEKARIVMKALKEKNDQKAIDSFQTAINKMEANQRFDGWNEELNNAKTLLNDLSRSL from the coding sequence ATGAAAATCAACACTCCTAAATGGGTGGTTCTACTGAGTTTAGGCCTAGCGTTCTTGAACGTTGAAGAAGCAAACGCCCAAAGTAAAACTGCGCTTTCAGAAACATTTATCGAATTAGCAGATCCCACGGCCGATGTCAATTCGGATTGGTCAAAGGTTGGTCCAGGTTTGCATAGCTCTTTTGTAACAATCGATAAGCGATTTGCCAAATCCTTGGCACCAGAAATTGCCAAGCAAAACAGGGTGAAAATTGAAGGTTGGAAAGGGGAGAAGCTATCTGCACAGATCCTTTTATGGACCAGTTCCGATATTGCTGATGTTCATGTAGATATTTCGGATTTAGTATCGAAAAATAAGGCGGTGATTCCCCAAGCAGCGACGGATGCACGATTTGTCCGCTATGTCATGACTGATGAGTTTGCAGGCGGATGTGGGTACCGGAAACCTGAGGATTTCGCCTCCTCATTAGCTCCGGATATGTTGGATAATTTAAAGTCCTTCGATATCCCTAAGAAAACAGCTAGACCTGTCTGGGTTAGTGTAAAGATTCCCGAAAATGCACAGGCAGGTACATACAATGCTATTGTAACAATTTCTGCCAAAGGTCAACCTGCACAAAAATTGGCCTTGGAGCTGGATGTGATCAATCAAACCTTGCCGAAAGCAACGGAATGGAGCTATCACCTAGACCAATGGCAGCATCCATCAGCCGTGGCTCGTGTTGAAGGATTGGAAATGTGGAGTGATGCCCATTTTGAAGCGATGAAACCAGTGATGCAAATGCTGGCTGATGCTGGCCAAAAAGTAATAACCACCACATTGAACAAAGACCCCTGGAATGTTCAGACCTATGATCCCTATGCCGATATGATCACATGGACCAAAAATAGCAATGGAAAATGGACTTATGATTATACCGTATTTGACCGTTGGGTGCAATTTATGATGGATCTGGGTGTTGATGATATGATAAACTGTTATTCAATTATTCCTTGGAACAATGAAATCCATTATAAGGATGCCACTAAAGCAGAGTTGGTCAATGTGGTCACAAAACCGGGCACAGCTATTTTTGAAGAACTTTGGACACCTTTTTTAAAGGATTTCGTTAAGCATCTTGAAGCAAAGGGCTGGTTGGATAAAACCAATATTGCCATGGATGAACGCGAAAAGGAACAAATGGATGCTGCATTTGCTTTATTGGAGAAGGTAGCACCGGAAATCGGGATTTCGTATGCTGATAATCAAAAAACCTATCAAAGGTTTCCAAATTCGGAAGATATCAGCATTTCAGTGGGGCATCCATTTTCAAAGGCCGATATCATGGACCGCCATAAAAGAGGGTTAAACAGTACTTTTTATATCTGTTGTTCGGATGGTTTTCCGAATCAGTTTACATTTTCAGAACCTGCGGAATCGACCTACCTAGGTTGGTATGCTTTAGCAACCGGCTTTGATGGGATGTTGAGGTGGGCCTATAATTCATGGGTAGAAAACCCTTTAACGGATTCCAGGTTCAGGACCTGGCCTGCTGGTGATACCTATATCGTCTATCCTAAGGGACGTTCATCAATTCGATACGAAAGGATGTTGGAAGGTATCCAAGATTATGAAAAAGCGAGAATTGTGATGAAAGCGCTGAAAGAGAAAAACGATCAAAAAGCCATAGATAGCTTTCAGACCGCAATCAATAAAATGGAGGCCAATCAGCGATTTGATGGGTGGAATGAGGAATTGAACAATGCTAAGACCTTATTGAACGATTTGTCAAGAAGTCTTTAG
- a CDS encoding DoxX family protein, giving the protein MTNTSFGILLLRIFIGLRLMYGVSDNLISWDHMQEFAGFLGKYKFPFPMVSAISSVAVQMIAGFLMLIGWQTKLSAAIIFINFLIAIFMVHFPNGDSIDLMTPALAMLFVSASLFFTGAGKYSIDKV; this is encoded by the coding sequence ATGACCAACACATCATTTGGAATCCTTCTTCTTCGAATTTTCATAGGCTTAAGGCTTATGTACGGCGTATCGGATAATCTGATCAGCTGGGACCATATGCAGGAATTTGCTGGCTTTTTGGGAAAATATAAATTCCCATTCCCAATGGTTTCTGCTATTAGCTCAGTTGCTGTACAGATGATCGCTGGCTTCCTAATGTTGATTGGTTGGCAAACAAAGCTTTCCGCAGCAATTATTTTTATAAACTTTTTAATCGCCATTTTCATGGTTCACTTCCCTAATGGCGATAGCATAGACCTTATGACACCGGCTCTAGCTATGCTGTTTGTTTCGGCAAGCCTCTTTTTCACTGGGGCTGGAAAATATTCAATAGACAAGGTATAA